Proteins encoded together in one Meles meles chromosome 7, mMelMel3.1 paternal haplotype, whole genome shotgun sequence window:
- the LOC123946183 gene encoding apolipoprotein L3-like, whose amino-acid sequence MTSGARGLSPEGERFIKVVIETFRNMVRSEELYLLLTDHEVWERFVIQATLSREEAEALRERLNELQGTMDMETKEHLARERFLNMFPQLKVELEKHIRKLHELAEEVDRVHRDCTIANIVADSAGVVSGLLSILGLSLAPVTAGASLVLLATGIGLGAAATVTQVSTSVVEALRESSAKTQAAWTSTGFDKGQVIAKVLRDHRSQISSSMGKCFRALQKIAKIIRAIKLSKVNPLPVGNASYLMTAQRISVRGGGQVQKAFGGTALAMTKQARIMGLATAGVFLAVDVVSLVNDSVHLKKGAKTESAKDMRRQARKLERKLKKLTKIYERLKEDPTP is encoded by the exons ATGACCTCAGGAGCCCGTGGGCTCAGCCCAG AGGGTGAAAGGTTTATCAAGGTGGTCATTGAGACTTTCCGGAACATGGTGAGGAGTGAGGAACTATACCTCCTGCTGACTGACCATGAAGTCTGGGAGAGATTCGTGATTCAGGCCACTTTGTCCAG ggaggaggcagaagcCCTACGTGAACGTCTGAATGAGCTGCAAGGAACTATGGATATGGAGACCAAAGAGCACCTGGCTAGGGAGAGGTTTCTGAACATGTTTCCCCAGTTGAAAGTGGAGCTTGAGAAGCACATAAGAAAGCTCCACGAGCTTGcagaggaggtggacagggtacACCGGGACTGCACCATCGCCAACATAGTAGCCGACTCCGCTGGTGTTGTGTCTGGCCTCCTGAGCATCCTTGGTCTGAGTCTGGCTCCTGTGACAGCAGGGGCCAGTCTGGTACTCTTGGCAACTGGAATAGGGCTGGGAGCAGCAGCCACTGTGACCCAGGTGTCTACCAGCGTCGTGGAAGCCTTACGTGAGTCGTCTGCAAAAACCCAAGCTGCCTGGACATCAACTGGTTTTGACAAAGGCCAGGTCATTGCAAAGGTTCTGCGTGACCATAGATCCCAGATTAGTTCCTCGATGGGTAAATGCTTTAGAGCCCTGCAAAAAATTGCCAAGATAATTCGTGCCATCAAGTTGTCCAAAGTCAACCCTCTCCCTGTAGGCAATGCCAGCTACCTCATGACAGCTCAGAGAATCTCAGTTCGAGGTGGCGGGCAGGTGCAGAAAGCTTTTGGAGGCACTGCTCTGGCAATGACCAAACAAGCCCGGATCATGGGTTTGGCCACTGCAGGTGTCTTCCTTGCAGTGGATGTGGTCAGCCTCGTGAATGACTCAGTGCACTTGAAAAAGGGAGCAAAGACAGAGTCAGCTAAAGACATGAGACGGCAGGCCCGGAAGCTGGAGAGGAAGTTGAAGAAGCTCACCAAGATCTATGAACGCCTGAAGGAGGACCCGACTCCATGA